GGCTCGTGGTGAGCGCCGTCCGCTCGCCCGAGGACGACGGCGAGCAGCCGTCGCGGTTCCTCGAGGAGCTCGGCGTGAGCATCGAGCACCAGGACGGCCGTCCCCCGCGGCCGCTGTCGCTCGGTGGCCTCGTGGCCGAGCTGCGCCGCACCGCGGCGGACCCGCAGGCGTCGACGGCGCTGCGCGAGGCGGCGGCGCGCCGGCTCGCCGCCCTCGCGGCCGAGGAGGTCGACGGGCGCCAGCTGGTGCCGGCCGCCGACCCCTCGACCTGGTGGGGCACCCGCAGCGCCACCCGGTCGATCGAGCCCATCCGCGACCCCGAACGGCCGGTGCCGGTCTCGGCCAGCATGCTCGACTCAATCCTGGTGTGCCCCGCGCAGTGGTTCTTTGAGCGCGAGGCGGGCGGGGTCTCGGCGGTGCACCAGTCCGCCAACCTCGGCCAGGTGCTGCACGCCCTCGCCGAGCGCGTCGCCCGCGGTGAGCTCCCGGCCGAGGAGGCGCCGCTGATGGCCGAGGTCGAGGCGATCTGGGACCGGCTCGCCTTCCGGACCCCGTGGTCGCGCCAGCGTGAGCTCGCCCGGATCCGCAAGGCGGTCGCGCGGTTCGTGCAGTGGCACCTCGCCAACCCCCGCCAGGTCCTCGGCGCCGAGCAGCGCTTCGAGAGCGTGGTCGACGTCGACGGCCGCCCCGTGCGGCTCACCGGCTTCGCCGACCGGCTCGAGATCGACGACGACGGCCGCGTCGTCGTCGTCGACTTCAAGAGCGCGCGCACCGCCCCCACCGGTCCCGCGGTCGCCGGCAACCTCCAGCTCGCCCTCTACCAGTACGCCGTCGACGCCGGCGCCCTCGACGAGGCGGCGGGTCGTCCGGTGGCCTCCGGCGGGGCCGAGCTCGTCCAGCTCGGCATCGACGACGACTCGGCCGTCGCCAAGGTGCAGGGACAGCCCGTCCACGACGACGCCGGGCCCGAGCGCGCGCTGCTCCGCGCGGGGCTGGCGCGTGCCGCCGACCTGGTGCGCTCGGAGAACTTCCCCGCCACGGCCGGCCCGCACTGCCGCGACTGCCCGTTCGTCCCGATCTGCCCGGCGAAGGGCGCAGGGAGCGTGACCGTCCAGTGACCGGGACCAGCCTGCGCGAGACGACCGTCCCCGAGCGGGAGCCGGTCCGCCTCGACACGCCCGCGGACCTGCAGGCGCTGATGGGCGGCCACGCACCGAGCGACGAGCAGTGGGCCGCCATCACCGCGCCGCTGCGCCCCACGGTCGTGGTCGCGGGAGCCGGCAGCGGCAAGACGACCCTCATGGCCCAGCGGGTGGTCTGGCTCGTCGCCACCGGCAAGGTGCGGCCCGAGGAGGTCCTCGGCCTCACCTTCACCACCAAGGCCGCCGCCGAGCTCCGCCAGCGCGTCACCGCCGCGCTGGGCGCGGCGGGCCTGCTCGACCGCTCCGTCGTCGTCGAGGGGGAGGACGTCCTCGAGCCGACCGTCGCGACCTACCACGCCTACGCCGCCACCCTGCTCACCGACCACGGGCTCCGCATCGGCCACGAGCCCGACACCCGCGTCGTCTCCGACGCCTCCCGCTACCAGCTCGGCGCGCGGGTGATCGAGCGCTTCACCGGCCACATCGAGCTGCTCACCGACCACCCCGCCACCGCCATCCAGAACCTCCTCGCCCTCGACGGCGCGATGAGCGAGCACCTCGTCGACGCCGACGACGTACGCCGCGTCGACCAGGACGCCCGGCGCGGGTTCGAGCGCGCGATCGAGGAGGAGCAGGCCGGCAAGGCCCGCTCGACCTACCTCGGGCCGCCGGCCAAGGCGATCAACGCCATCGACCGCCGCGCCGAGCTCTTGCAGCTCGTCAGCGGCTACCGCCGGCTCAAGGCCGACCTCGGCCTCATGGACTTCGGGGACCAGATCGCCCTCGCCGCGCGGCTCGTCGAGGACCAGCCCGAGGTGGGCGAGATCGAGCGGGCGCGGTTCAAGGTCGTGCTGCTCGACGAGTACCAGGACACCTCCGTCGCCCAGGCGACCATGCTGGCGCGGCTCTTCTCCGGCCCCGACCCCGAGCGCGGGCTGGGTCACCCGGTCATGGCCGTCGGCGACCCCAACCAGGCGATCTACGGCTGGCGCGGCGCCTCGGTGTCCAACATCCTCAACTTCGCCGACACCTTCCCGGCCGCCGACGGCGAGCCCGGCCGGCTCCCGCTGACCGTCAACCGGCGCTCGGACCGGCGCATCCTCGACGTGGCCAACCGGCTGGCCGAACCTCTGCTCGCGGCCTACGGCGACAAGGTGGCGCGGCTCCGCGCGGCGGAGAGGGCAGCCGACGGCCGCGTGGAGGCCGCCGTCTTCGAGCGGGCGTCCGACGAGCTCGCGTGGCTCGCCGAGGCCGTACGCCGCGAGCACGACGCGGGCAAGGCCTGGTCCGACATCGGCGTGCTGAGCCGCGACAACGCGCAGGCCGAGGACGTCTACGACACCCTCACCGCCGCCGGCGTGCCGGTCGAGATCGTCGGCCTCTCCGGCCTGGTCCGGCTCCCCGAGGTGGCGGAGGTCGTCGCCACCCTCACCCTGCTCCACGACGTCACGGCCAACTCCTCGATGCTCACCCTGCTCACCGGCCCGCGGTGGGCCATCGGCCCGCGCGACCTGCGGCTGCTGGCGCTGCGCGCGGGGGAGATCGCCGAGGTGCGGGGCCGCAAGGAGGCCGCCTCGGTCGCCGCCCAGCTCCTCCAGATCGCCGACGGCATCGACGCCTCCGAGCTGCCGGCCCTCAGCGACGCCGTGGAGTCGCCCGGCGAGGCGGCCTACTCACCCGAGGCGCTCGACCGGTTCGGGCTGCTCGCCGGCGAGCTGCGGCGCCTGCGGGCGCACGTCGGCGACCCGCTGCTCGACGTGGTGCGCCGGATCATCGACACCACCGGGGTCGACGTCGAGCTCGCCTCGGCGACCTCGCCGGCCGCTGCCGCGCGCCGTGACAACCTCGACCTGTTCGTCAAGGCCGTGGCGGAGTTCCAGTCGGTCGACGGCGACGTCACCCTGCCGGCGCTGCTGGCCTACCTCACGGCGGAGGACGACCAGGGCAACGGCCTCGACGTCGCCGTGCCGACGGCCGCCGACTCGGTCAAGCTGCTCACAGTCCACCGCGCCAAGGGCCTGGAGTGGTCCTCGGTGTTCTGCGTCGGCGTGGGGGAGACCCGCTTCCCAAGCAACCGCTCCCGCACGCTGTGGACCTCCTCGCCCGCCGTCCTGCCGGCGCCGCTGCGCGGCGACCGCGCCGACCAGCCGCAGCTCGTCGGCCACGACAAGGCTGCGCTCGACGCCTACCGCGCCGCGACGAAGGCCCATGACGCCGAGGAGGAGCTGCGCCTGGGCTACGTCGCCTACACCCGCGCCGCCCACCACCTCGCGGTGACGTCCTACCTCTGGGGCCAGCGGGCGACGCCCTTCGGGCCCTCGGCCTACCAGTGCGTGGTCCGTGACCAGCTCGACGACTGGGGCGAGCCGGTGGAGCGGTGGTTGGACAAGCCGGCCCCCAAGTCGCCCAACCCCAACGACGACGTCGACCCCTCCCGCCCCTGGCCCGTGCCGGGGCCGGGGGAGGAGGCCCGTCGGCGGCTGGCCGCCGCCGAGCTGGTGCGCAGCGTCGACCGCACCGCCCCCGACCACGACCTCGACATGGTCGAGGCGGCCCGGGTCGCCGACTGGGACGACGACCTGGCGCAGCTCCTGACCGAGGCCCGCGCCGAACGCGCCACGTCTGTCGACCTGCCGCTGCCGAGCAGCCTGTCCGCCACCTCCGTGGCCCGGCTCCGTGACGACCCCGAGGGCTTCGCCCGCGAGCTGGCGCGACCGATGCCGCGCCCGCCTGCCCCGGCCGCGCGGTTCGGCACGGCGTTCCACGCCTGGGTGGAGGAGCGGTTCGGCCAGCAGGCGCTCATCGAGCCCGACGAGCTGCCGGGGCGTGCCGACGCCGGCATCGACGACCAGGCCGACCTGGGGGAGGTGGTCAAGCGGTTCGAGGACGGACCGTTCGGCGACCGGGCCCCCCACGCCGTCGAGGCGCCGTTCGCGCTCGTGCTCGCCGGCCAGGTCGTCCGCGGTCGCATCGACGCCGTCTACGCCGAGCCCTCAGGGTCGGCGGACGCCCACTTCCTCGTCGTCGACTGGAAGACCGGTCGCCACGAGAGCGCCGACCCCCTCCAGCTCGCCCTCTACCGGCTGGCGTGGGCCGAGCTCACCGACACCCCGCTCGACCGCGTGCGGGCCGCGTTCCACTACGTCCGGACCGGTCACACGGTCGAGCCCGAGGACCTGCCCGGTCGCGACCAGCTCGAGGCGCTGGTGCGCGAGGGAGCCGTCGGCGCCTGACGCTGGTGCTCCACCCACGGCGCGCGGGTTCGGGTGGTGGCGGCAGATCGCGTCGTGCGGCGGGTCTGGCGTGCGAGGTGCCGCCACCCAGGTCGGCGGTGGCCGGGTGGCGACAGATCGCGTCGTACGGCGGGTCTGACGTGCGAGGTGCCGCCACCCAGGTCGGCGGTGGCCGGGTGGCGGCAGATCGCGTCGTACGGCGGGTCTGACGTGCGAGGTGCCGCCACCCTTGTTGGCGCAGGTTCGGGTGGTGGCGGCAGATCGCGTCGTACGGCGGGTCTGGCGTGCGAGGTGCCGCCACCCTTGTCGGCTCGCGGGTCCGGGTGGTGGCGGCAGATCGCCTCGTACGGCGGGTCTGGCGTGCAAGGTGCCGCCACCCTTGTCGGCGGTGGCCGGGTGGTGGCGGCAGATCGCGTCGTACGGCGGGTCTGGCGTGCGAGGTGCCGCCACCCTTGTCGGTGGTGGTCGGGTGGTGGCGGCAGATCGCGTCGTACGGCGGGTCTGGCGTGCGAGGTGCCGCCACCCTTGTCGGCGCAGGTTCGGGTGGTGGCGGCAGATCGCGTCGTACGGCGGGTCTGGCGTGCGAGGTGCCGCCACCCAGGGACCGTCGGCGCCTGGCGCGGACGACGACCCTCAGGCGAGCGCCGCGGTGAGGGCGATCTCCACCATCTCGCCGAACGTCTGCTCGCGCTCCTGCGACGTGGTCTCCTCGCCGGTCACGATGTGGTCGGAGACGGTGCAGATGGCCAGCGCCCTTCGCCGGTGCTTGGCGGCGAGCGTGTAGAGCGCACTCGCCTCCATCTCGACCGCGAGCACGCCGTACTTCACCATCTCGCCGAGCAGCTCGGGGCGCGCCGGGTAGAACGAGTCGCTGGAGAAGATCAGGCCGACGTGGAACGGCGAGCCGCCCTCGCGCGACTCGGCCGCCTCGACCGCGCCGCGCAGCAGCCCGAAGTCGGCAACTGGGGCGTAGTCGATGCCGTGGAACGCGATCCGGTTCATCGAGGAGTCGGTGCACGCCCCGGAGGCGATGATGACGTCGCGCACGCCCACGTCCTCGGTCACGGCGCCGCACGAGCCGACCCGCACGATCGACTGCACGTCGTAGTCGGTGAAGAGCTCGTTGACGTAGATCGACATCGACGGCTGACCCATGCCGGACCCCTGCACCGACACCGGCCGGCCGTTCCACGTGCCGGTGAAGCCGAGCATCCCGCGCACCTCGCTGTAGCAGCGGGCGTCCTCGAGGAAGGTGTCCGCGATCCACCTGGCCCGCAGCGGGTCGCCGGGCAGCAGGACGATGGGGGCGATGTCGCCGGGCTGGGCGCCGATGTGCGTGCTCACCGGCCGAACGCTACCGACTAGCGTGGGAAAGCGTGAGCGACCCAAGCCCCGTTGAGCGCCCCCTCCCGCACGTCGCCCTGTCGGCGCACGCCCACAACCGGATGGGGCTGCGCCGGACCGACGAGGCGTGGCTCGCCGAGCGGACGGCCGACCAAGCCACCCGCGTGCTGGTGGTCGCGGGCAACCGGTTGCGCCCGGTCGACGGCGCGGTCGCGTGGGTGAGCCCCGACGCCGCACCCGAGGGCCGGCTCGTGCTGCTCGGCGACGCGGACGGCGTCGTGCACCTCGCGGTCCTCGTGGAACCCGACGACGCGCCGGGGGACCCGGAGGAGTGGGTGCCGCTGCGCTCCGTGCTGACCGCGGTCGCCGACCACGCGCCCGACCAGGCGCCGCTGCTCATGCACGCGATCGGGCTGGCCGAGTGGCACCACGCGACGCGGTTCTGCCCGCGCTGCGGCGGGACGCTGGTCAGCCGGTCCGCCGGGCACGAGCTGCGGTGCACGCAGTGCGACCGCGCCCAGTTCCCGCGCACCGACCCCGCGGTGATCATGGCCATCACGAGCGGCGACGGCGACGACGAGGCGCTCCTGCTCGGTCGCAACCGGGCCTGGCCGACAGGCCGCTGGTCGACCCTCGCCGGCTTCTGCGAGCCGGGGGAGACCCTCGAGGACGCCGTACGGCGCGAGGTGGAGGAGGAGGTCGGCGTGCGGGTCGGCGAGGTGGGCTACTTCGGCAGCCAGCCGTGGCCGCTGCCGGCCAGCCTGATGCTGGGCTTCA
This genomic stretch from Nocardioides renjunii harbors:
- a CDS encoding ATP-dependent DNA helicase — translated: MTGTSLRETTVPEREPVRLDTPADLQALMGGHAPSDEQWAAITAPLRPTVVVAGAGSGKTTLMAQRVVWLVATGKVRPEEVLGLTFTTKAAAELRQRVTAALGAAGLLDRSVVVEGEDVLEPTVATYHAYAATLLTDHGLRIGHEPDTRVVSDASRYQLGARVIERFTGHIELLTDHPATAIQNLLALDGAMSEHLVDADDVRRVDQDARRGFERAIEEEQAGKARSTYLGPPAKAINAIDRRAELLQLVSGYRRLKADLGLMDFGDQIALAARLVEDQPEVGEIERARFKVVLLDEYQDTSVAQATMLARLFSGPDPERGLGHPVMAVGDPNQAIYGWRGASVSNILNFADTFPAADGEPGRLPLTVNRRSDRRILDVANRLAEPLLAAYGDKVARLRAAERAADGRVEAAVFERASDELAWLAEAVRREHDAGKAWSDIGVLSRDNAQAEDVYDTLTAAGVPVEIVGLSGLVRLPEVAEVVATLTLLHDVTANSSMLTLLTGPRWAIGPRDLRLLALRAGEIAEVRGRKEAASVAAQLLQIADGIDASELPALSDAVESPGEAAYSPEALDRFGLLAGELRRLRAHVGDPLLDVVRRIIDTTGVDVELASATSPAAAARRDNLDLFVKAVAEFQSVDGDVTLPALLAYLTAEDDQGNGLDVAVPTAADSVKLLTVHRAKGLEWSSVFCVGVGETRFPSNRSRTLWTSSPAVLPAPLRGDRADQPQLVGHDKAALDAYRAATKAHDAEEELRLGYVAYTRAAHHLAVTSYLWGQRATPFGPSAYQCVVRDQLDDWGEPVERWLDKPAPKSPNPNDDVDPSRPWPVPGPGEEARRRLAAAELVRSVDRTAPDHDLDMVEAARVADWDDDLAQLLTEARAERATSVDLPLPSSLSATSVARLRDDPEGFARELARPMPRPPAPAARFGTAFHAWVEERFGQQALIEPDELPGRADAGIDDQADLGEVVKRFEDGPFGDRAPHAVEAPFALVLAGQVVRGRIDAVYAEPSGSADAHFLVVDWKTGRHESADPLQLALYRLAWAELTDTPLDRVRAAFHYVRTGHTVEPEDLPGRDQLEALVREGAVGA
- the deoD gene encoding purine-nucleoside phosphorylase, whose product is MSTHIGAQPGDIAPIVLLPGDPLRARWIADTFLEDARCYSEVRGMLGFTGTWNGRPVSVQGSGMGQPSMSIYVNELFTDYDVQSIVRVGSCGAVTEDVGVRDVIIASGACTDSSMNRIAFHGIDYAPVADFGLLRGAVEAAESREGGSPFHVGLIFSSDSFYPARPELLGEMVKYGVLAVEMEASALYTLAAKHRRRALAICTVSDHIVTGEETTSQEREQTFGEMVEIALTAALA
- the nudC gene encoding NAD(+) diphosphatase produces the protein MSDPSPVERPLPHVALSAHAHNRMGLRRTDEAWLAERTADQATRVLVVAGNRLRPVDGAVAWVSPDAAPEGRLVLLGDADGVVHLAVLVEPDDAPGDPEEWVPLRSVLTAVADHAPDQAPLLMHAIGLAEWHHATRFCPRCGGTLVSRSAGHELRCTQCDRAQFPRTDPAVIMAITSGDGDDEALLLGRNRAWPTGRWSTLAGFCEPGETLEDAVRREVEEEVGVRVGEVGYFGSQPWPLPASLMLGFTGRALTTDIDVDGAEIEEARWWTRAELEAAVRSGEVAVPHGISISSSLIESWFGRPLDGPGWD